From the genome of Candidatus Aminicenantes bacterium:
TCATTTTTGCGCGCGGTTCGGCCCGGGCGGCCGCGCGACGCAGCGAAACCGATGCGGCGTGCAGCGGCAAACCTTCAGCCAAGGCCATAACCTCAACCGTTCTGGCTACACCCAGCAGACCGTCGGCAGACAAGTGTTGAAACGAGATGCTTTTCTGAAACGAACGCACCGTGATCCCCGACCAGGCGCGGGCATGTCCCCCGGTGGGCAGGGTGTGGTTGGTGCCCGAGGCGTAATCGCCCACCGCTTCAGCCGCCCAGTGGCCCAGGAACACGCTGCCCGCATTATGAATCATTCCTACCCACGCTTGGGGATCCTCCACCGCCAAGGTGAGGTGTTCCGGGGCATAAGCGTTGAGAATGGTTACCGCCTGGTTCCGGTCCGCTGCCACCATTACAACCACGCTTTCCAGGTTTTTCTCTACCACCGTTGAAAATTCCCCCGCTTCCAAACGGGTACTGAGTTCACCGCATACCGCCTGCGCCAGTTGCCGGTCCAGAGACACCAGTACCGCCCGGCTGGACGCGCCGTGTTCCAATTGCCCCAACAGGTCCGCCACCACAAAATCAGCACGCGCGGAATGGTCCGCCACCACCAGCAATTCCGAGGGTCCGGCCGGCATGTCCACGGCGACCCCGTCCCCGGCGGCCTGCATCTTGGCCGCGGTCACGTAGTCGTTGCCCGGGCCGAAGATCTTGTCGACCCGGGGAATGCTTTCCGTCCCGTACGCCATGGCGGCAATCGCCTGCGCTCCACCCACACAAAACACGCGGCGAATTCCCAACAGCCCGGCGCAGTAAATAATGGTTGGGTGGACCCGGCCGTTGTGGTCGGGCGGGGTACACACTACCACTTCACGGCATCCCGCCAGGACCGCGGGAACCCCCAGCATCAACAGGGACGAAAACAGCGGGTGCCGTCCCCCGGGTACATACAGTCCCACCTTCTCAATGGGAACCAGGCGTTGAAAACATTCCACCCCGGACTGGGTCTGGATGCGGCCCTCTTCCTTTTCACGATGATAATCATGGAAGCGGCGTATATTGCAAAGCGCCGTTTCGATGGCCGCCTTCAATTCGCGGCCCAGGCACTCACCCGCAACGCGGACATCGCTTGCCGGCACCCGAAAAGAATGGGGAACACAGGCATCATAGCGACGGCTGTATTCTCTCAACGCGGAATCACCGCCCTTGCGGATATCATCCAGGATTCGCGCGGTGGTCTCTGCGACTTGCGGATCTATTGCGGACCTGCGCTCAGTCAAACTGCGAATCTCTTTTTCCGTGGGCTGGAGAAGCAAGCGGATCTTTGGCTTTGGCTTTTTCATTAAAACACCATCTTTTCCAATCCCAAGACCAGGATGCCTTCCGCGCCCAATTCATGCAGGCGATCCACCATTTCCCAGAACTCTTCTTCCGCCACCACGGATTGTACGGACACCCAGCCCGGCTGATTCAGGCGACTGACCGTGGGGCTCTTCATGCCGGGAAGCAAACGGCAGATGGAGGACAGCGACTTTTCCGGAGCGTTGAGCAGAATATATTTGTGCGTGCGCGCCCGCAGTACCGCTTGGATGCGCAGCAAGAGGCGCTTGAGCAAAACCGCCTTGTCATCAGGAAG
Proteins encoded in this window:
- the hisD gene encoding histidinol dehydrogenase, which codes for MKKPKPKIRLLLQPTEKEIRSLTERRSAIDPQVAETTARILDDIRKGGDSALREYSRRYDACVPHSFRVPASDVRVAGECLGRELKAAIETALCNIRRFHDYHREKEEGRIQTQSGVECFQRLVPIEKVGLYVPGGRHPLFSSLLMLGVPAVLAGCREVVVCTPPDHNGRVHPTIIYCAGLLGIRRVFCVGGAQAIAAMAYGTESIPRVDKIFGPGNDYVTAAKMQAAGDGVAVDMPAGPSELLVVADHSARADFVVADLLGQLEHGASSRAVLVSLDRQLAQAVCGELSTRLEAGEFSTVVEKNLESVVVMVAADRNQAVTILNAYAPEHLTLAVEDPQAWVGMIHNAGSVFLGHWAAEAVGDYASGTNHTLPTGGHARAWSGITVRSFQKSISFQHLSADGLLGVARTVEVMALAEGLPLHAASVSLRRAAARAEPRAKMNPLDLLSCRARSLQPYVSTRDKSRAREMVWLDANELPVSFSDNAGVNRYPDPKQRHLTQRIAGMYGWEPERMLLGNGSDELIDILIRGCCDSRGDRILVCPPTYGMYEVCARGNGVDVIEVPLWPDFSLDAQGVIRHARRENARLIFLTSPNNPTGNLLDKASILDVVRNCQAAVVVDEAYLDFAKDPGLAKETEYFPNLFVLRTFSKSWGAAGVRVGMLLGNVEVLAVLRNLQAPYNISTPNSETLARILDSTKKRTRVLRELVSEREFLSNTLPLLDCVDEVFPSQANFLLVRFLDGAGVLRFLETNGVRVRDRSDQPGCGNCLRISVGTTKENRFLMECLQAYNGGLKC